CACCAGTCTGCTGAAGCACTTTCTTGAACCGCTTCAGAGCGCTATCCAGGCTTTCATTGGGTTTTACCTGAACCTGTGCCAACCATAATCCCTCCTCCATCGACAGCGTTCGGCTGGAATTGCGCGTCACTGCGTTTTTCAGCGGCGGGAAAGGTTTGGCAACGCTGCTATTATTGCTAGCTACATAGCCAAATCTGCTAAACCCACTTACTGTTAGCCGTTCATAAAATCTTAGTCTGTAGAGATTATACCCTTTGGTTCTATTTTGTGTCAAGGCGAGCCTTATCTTATTCTATCGGCTTCCAGACGTCTGATCATCATCTCAGCGACTTCTTTGCCGTCGATTTTATACTCGCCCTTTGCAATCTGGTCTTTCAGCTTGTTGACGATATCCTCCCGGATATCGGGGACATCCGCCATAGCCGCTTCGGCCACGGCCATCCCCTGCTCCAAAGGAGACAGATTCTTTGCATCCTGTGCTCTTGTGGATACCAGTCCCCTTGGCCTGTCCTTAGGCAATATGCGAGATTGCGGCGCAGTGGTTTTTAGTGCTGCTTTGCCTGATTCTACTTGAGAGATTTTCATTTTGTGATCCCCCTACTGCTTCGGAGATCACCTTAGTCAGACACACAAAAAGGCAAACCCGAAGCTTGGAAACGGCAGCCCGGCCGACTTGTTCCACATGCGCGGAATGTAGTCCCGAAGGCTTTGCGTCCCCTTCTTTCGAAGAGTTTGCCCTTATCGCCTATATTATCTTCAATATTGATTATTGGACTCCTGCATCAGGATCTTTAGCCCCAATCTCAAAAAAATTAAAATATTTTTTGCTCCCAAACAGATTGAACCTGCACGGCAAGTCCTACCACAAAGAAAGTTGGTGTTGTGCTTATCCACCTTTTGATTATTGCAATATTTATGCCTGTCTGCAGCAGGAAAAGAATTCTCGAATTGTTCTTTTATAGATGAGGCATTGGCAGCATCATAAGTTTCGGGATGCCAAATGGGAGTTGTCCTAATGCGACACAAACACGAATTGTTCGTCAAAAATGCATTATAGGCTCCTCGGTATACCTAAACACAGCCACAATATGCTCGCCTGCTGTCAAAATATCCGCAGTAAATGCCTGCCAATCACGCTGAGTAGACTGCCGGGCATATAGATAATGTTGACTAATTGACAGCTCGACTATATTCTATCACTATACGGCACAACAATAAAGCACCATGGACGGCCGTTTTCCAAGATAAAGGAGGATAAAGGTCAGTTGTACAAGCTGGTGGTTACGCTGTTCGCATTCGCGGCATGTGTGTCGCCCGTATGGGCGGACACGATATCGGTGCCGCTGCCGGAATGCACAGCCTCATTTCAACAAACTCTCTCCGGCACCCGGATATCGATCCCCGAATATGCAGTCTCTGCTTCCCCCGGTAATCCCGCACTTCCATGTAAGGAAATGCATGTGCTGCTCCCGCTTAGCGCCGATCCTTCGTCGGTTGTTGTCTTATTGAGTGTAGTAACATCGACACGGGTCGATGGCGAATATGATGTCGCACCGTCGCCGCCTGTTATGACGAGTGTCGACGGTAAGATCGTCACCGATTGGGGAACAGGCAAGGTGATAGAAAATGGCCGGAACACTCTGGTTTATGGCCTAGACTGCCGGTATCCGGCATCAAATGTTGAACTGTCAAGTGTCGGCAATATGCGTCAGTGGCGGCTTGTGCGGATTAAATACTATCCTTTCACCTATAACCCGTCCACCAAACGCCTGGAACAAATTACCGACGGCATGATACAAATATCTTACCATCTGACTGCGTCAGTCTCGGCTTATTCCGCCGCGCCTGCATATCCGGTGGATACCACGGCGGAAAAGAGTCTGGCGGCTCTTGCGGTCAACTATGACCAGGCCAGTGAATGGTATGCAACTTCATCATCCAAAGATGTGCACCTGCTTGGCGCAACCGACGACTCTGAGCCTCAGGCGATCACTGATTATGTAATCCTCACTACCACGGACGTCGTCTCGGCCAGTTCCAAGCTGCAGGCATTCGTAAACCACAAGACCAACCGCGGCTACAGCGTTGCAGTGGTCACTCAGAGTGCATGGGGCGGCGGCACTGGAGACACGGCCGCAAATAACATAAGAGCATACCTGAAGGCCAATTATCTATCCAAAGGCATTCACTACGTCCTTTTGATCGGAGATCCCAATCCAAGCACTGGCGCAGTGCCGATGAAGATGCTATGGCCAAGGCACAACTCCAGCACATACCAAGAAGCGCCGTCCGATTACTTCTATGCCGACCTCACGGGGAACTGGGACCTCGACGGTGACGGATATTACGGTGAGGATGGCCAGGACTTCGGCACAGGCGGCATTGATATTTATCCCGAGATCATCGTGGGCCGCATTCCATACTATGGCACCATCTCCGAACTCGATTCAATACTTCAAAAAATAATCGACTATGAATCGGGCACTTACGGCGGGACTTGGGTACGCAACGTGCTTCTGAGCATGAAACCTTCAGACTCCAGCACGCCGGGCTATTATCTGGGGGAGGCAATAAAAGATGATATAGCCGAACCTAGTGATCTTGAGGCTACCAGAGTATATGATGATACATACAATCTGAGCCCTGCGCCCGACTATACACCCTGCAGCTATGATAATGTGCTATCTGCATGGAAGCAGTATGCGGGGTTCCATTTCTGGTGGACGCATGGCAATGCGACGACGGCTGCTTATATAATGACCACGACACAGGCTCCGTATCTGGATAACAATCATCCGTCGATCGTGTTTCAGTGCTCATGTCTCAATGGCTACCCGGAGTCATCGAGTAACCTGGGATATGCGCTCCTCAAAAACGGCGCTGTCGCAACAGACTGTGCGACCAGGGTTTCCTGGTATTATCCGGGCGAGGCGACCTACACAGCAACCGACTCCAATGCGTCGATGACATACAATTATGCCAAGCAGCTCATTACAAACGGTCTCGCATGTGGAGATGCACACTACGCGATGATGGTTGATGTGCCCAACGGCATATGGATGAACCACTGCGTGTTCAATCTTTATGGAGACCCGTCGGTCGTATGCGCCACCGGTCCCACCATTTCACATACTCAATTGACCGATACAGATGTCACCACCGGCTATTACACTGTCCAGGCTGATATAGAAGCGCGCAATACACTTGTGAGCGGCATGCCCGTGGTCAAATGGAATACCACCGGCGGCACTGCGTTCAGCTCAATTGTGATGACCAAGACCGGAGCAATCAGCTATACAGCCAGTATCCCAGCCCAGCCGGACGGCACGACTGTCTACTATTATATCGAGGCTGTCGATACGACCGGCCAGCAGGCGTTGAGCCCTTCACTTGCTCCCACCGAACTCTACAGTTTTGATGTGCGCGCAGACAATGAGGCTCCTGATATCGACCACACGCCACTGAGCAACACCGGTGACACTACTGGGCCATACACAGTCAGCGCCACTGTGACTGACAATACCGGCGTAGGCAGCATCACGCTCTATTATCATAAGAACAGTGGGTCTGACACGGCACTGGTTATGACGGCTCAGGGCTCGGGCGTCTATGAAGCTCAGATACCCGGCGGCACAACTGCGGGCGATACGATAAGTTATTACATCATCGCAGTGGATACGTCACTATCCAAAAACACAAGCCGCAGCCCGAATACGGCGGGCTACTACTCATTTGCCATCTCCTCAAAGAAGAACGTGGCAGTCCTCGACTGCGCAACCGCGCCGTCCTACTTCTATGGCAGCAATAACAATGCATATACCAGCCTGGTTTCAATTTTGAATACTGATGCGAGCCAGCGGTTCCAAGTGACAGTTGTGACCAGTTTAACTGCGGCCGACCTCGCAGGTCAGGACACTCTGGTCCTGCCAGACAACGGTCCTCTTGCAGCCGATATGGCCAGCGTATCCAACTGGTTTACGACCGGCAAGACAATTGTGCTGATGGACACATCAGTCTGCTACGGCGCGTATACGGGTTTGCTATGGCCTGACTGCGCCGGGTCGAACGGCTACGGCACATATTGGGACTATAATGCGGGCGTGGACGACCAGCTCATATCTCTTGCCGACCCGATCACATCGGGATATACCGTCGGAGAAGTGATCCAGTCCAGAGGTTATCATGTCCAGTTGATAGCGGGCAAGCTGCCGTCTGACGCAAAAGTGTTATCCGTGCGGCAGGCTAATTCTGTTTACGCTTATGCTGTATATAGAGATGTTCCTGGCCATGGACGCATAGTCGCTCTCGGACCGTTCATTCCCGTTGAGGCTGACCATTATTCAATGATTCGTGAAGCATGTATGGGCCCGAGCGCGACTGTCACCAAAGCAATTGCCGTCACCTCGCCGAATGGAGGAGAAAAATACACAGCCGGTGAGCGAGTGACGATCAAATTCCAGACTTCGGGCACATGGCAGGCAGCGGATAAGATAAAACTGGAGTATACCACAGGTCTGGACAGTGTCTGGCGTCCGATTTCAGGCGCGGACTCATTGGCATATTCGGCAGGTTCTTTTACATGGGATACGACCGGGCTGCCCGGCAGTCATAATTATATGGTCAGGGCAAGCCTGGTTGGCGGGAGTGTCACTGATGCATCAGACTCAACATTTACGATTGTGAACAAAATAAAGATTATCAAAGCTAAGTCTCTGGGCGATGGCGAGCTTGTTGAGATATCGGATGCAGTGGTGACATGCAGCAACGGTTCATATATATATGTCGAAGACGCAAATCGGCTTGGCGGAATACGCATAGTCTCATCGGTTTCACCAACAATATCCGACCTATTGACTGTAACCGGCACCGTCGGCACTGTTGATGGTGAACGATGTATCAATGCCGAGTCGTTTGAGGTTGCAGGTGTTTCATCGACACTGGCACCGTTTGTAATGAAGAATACCGATTTGGGAGGCAGCGTGTTCGGCGGCCAGCAGGCAGTAATGGAGTATCGAAAGATTACAGATACTGTCAGCCACGTAACTTCAAGAGTCTTTATGTCAGCAGTCGGGCTCAATAATGTTGGTATGCTTGTAAGGGTGGCCGGTGAAGTGACTTACGTCGGTTCTGACTATTTTTATATAAATGACGGCAGCAACTGTGAGGATGATTCAGGCAATATAGGTGTCAGAGTAATCAGCGGCACACTGACAAAGCCTGCATTGGGCGGATATGTCGTAATGAATGCAATCAGCTCGACATATTACAACAACGAGAGTCTGTTCAGGGCTCTGGTTCTGCCGACGCAAGACGACATGGTAATAATCCAATAGACGATATATGGAAAAAGCCTCCGGTAATCTTTGCCGGAGGCTTTCTCATAAGCGAGTCAGGTGGATTGTTATTTCTTGCCGAGGATTTTGTTCAGGTCCGCGGAAAACTTGGCGACGCTGCTCTTGTCGACGACCTGAACCCCCGTATCGACGATTTTATTCTTTGGTATGACATTCTTGTCTCCCCGAGCAAGAGCAGCAAGAATGCGTACCGATTCATAGCCGAACTTATATGGCTGCTGGACTACCGTTGCAAATATTGTGCCTTTCTTGACGCCTTCAAGAGTGGCAGGGTCCTCATCGAAGCAGACAATTTTGACCTTGCCGGATTTACCTGCGCTTTCTACGGCTTTATATATAGCCGGGCCATTATAGCTCCAGAGACCGACAAGACCTGCAATATCGCTGTATTTGACCAGCGTGTCTTCGACATTTCTGCGAGCCTTGGCGTGGTCGGCATTATCGGTCATAATGGAAAGGATTTTGATTTTACTTTTGCCTTCCTTAAGAGCATCGACTATACCCTTATAACGGTCTGCCGCATTCTGGGCGTCCATCGTGCCCACGTAGACCATTACCTTCCCGCCGTTTGGCAGCGCTTTCATAAGCTGTGTCCCTGCGACTTTGCCGGCGTCATAGTTGCTGGTGCCGACGTAGCAGAGCCTCTTGCTCTTAGGTGCATCGGAGTCCATACAAATCAAGTTCACTTGACCAGCAGCCTTATCGAGCATATCGACCTTTTCAGGGTTCACCGGAGAAATTGCGATGCCCGAGACGCCCTTTACGATCAAGTCTTCGAGTATTCTCTTTTGTTCACCAGCGGTTCCCTGCACGGGCATCTGGACCAGACATTTGCACTCGAAGTCTGTGGAGCCCTGCTGGGCACCTGCCTGAGCAATTTTCCAGAAGTCGGAGACATTGTTTGTGACAAACGCAACAGTTACGTTTTCGGCTCCATTCTTTGGTCCGCATGAGGCAAATGCGACTATTAGGATCGATAACAATATGATTACTACAAATATCCTTTTCAATACATTATCCCCTTCCCCGATCTATAAATTTAGTTTTCTAGACTGATCAACCTCTTGTCTTAACTGAGATACTGCCTGCCTGAGCTGGCGCACCTCTTCCACGAGACTATTTATCTCGGCTGCTGAAATTTCAAGATCGTCCATGTGTATAATTCGCGCATTAAGATCGTCTGTACGCAGCTTTTCATCTACGCTTAGTTGCTTTTCTTTTAGCTTGAGTTCGCGATTTTTCAACCACCATTCGCGGAGTTCTTCAATAATAGCAACTTATATCCCTGCACCAACCACAATTGCAACTATTAATACGACAGTATTCATATGCATTCGATTCGGCGCGAAGGCGGGCTATTCCTTCCAGAATTAATTGCGGTAAGATTGGGATCTAGCGCGCATTATTCACGAGGAGTGCGAATAATGCTATCAGAGCCATGGGTTATGCGCTTCCCGCATAATCCGGGCTAGTCTGAGTCTTGGAAAAGAGTTGCAAAGCGATCGGCATATTGGGACTCTATCGCTGAAAAAGCGAGGTACAGAGACAGTGTCCAGAGTGAGACGATTGCTTCGTCCGAAGGCATTTCCAATATCTGGGCAAAGAAGTCGCGAATGACCTCTTCGTATGAGTTGCACGGCTCATTGAGCACAATGCGATTGGAAAATCTGTCGGGCAGCAGGTCGCTCTCCATGCGGTCCATAAACTCTCGGACATTGGCTGGTGTGGCGTGCGCAAGGTTTTCACCAAACTCCGAGAGCACGATTTTTCTGAATTCACCCAGTTTCACGTGTTCGCACTCCTGGTTCTTTCCCACCCATAATCAATTTAGCCGCAAGAACGCTATATGTCAATGGGTAGCGGAGGCAATATTTCGTGGTTTTACTGGTCACGAGGTGCAGGCTGGACGACTGTTACCTTAACCTCTCCAATAAGGTTATCAATATCTTCCTTACTGCCTATATCGGTGCCGCTGCTCATTGCGGTTGCAGCACCTGCTGCACAGCCTGCTTTAAGTGCA
The DNA window shown above is from bacterium and carries:
- the flgM gene encoding flagellar biosynthesis anti-sigma factor FlgM, with product MKISQVESGKAALKTTAPQSRILPKDRPRGLVSTRAQDAKNLSPLEQGMAVAEAAMADVPDIREDIVNKLKDQIAKGEYKIDGKEVAEMMIRRLEADRIR
- a CDS encoding sugar-binding protein, with the protein product MKRIFVVIILLSILIVAFASCGPKNGAENVTVAFVTNNVSDFWKIAQAGAQQGSTDFECKCLVQMPVQGTAGEQKRILEDLIVKGVSGIAISPVNPEKVDMLDKAAGQVNLICMDSDAPKSKRLCYVGTSNYDAGKVAGTQLMKALPNGGKVMVYVGTMDAQNAADRYKGIVDALKEGKSKIKILSIMTDNADHAKARRNVEDTLVKYSDIAGLVGLWSYNGPAIYKAVESAGKSGKVKIVCFDEDPATLEGVKKGTIFATVVQQPYKFGYESVRILAALARGDKNVIPKNKIVDTGVQVVDKSSVAKFSADLNKILGKK